The DNA region CCTCGGTGGGTGCGCAAAAGGCATGCTGCTAGCAGCCTTACGCCGGACCTTCAGCGGTTGAGTTGAGCTTTCGCATCAACGCGTTGGGCCTACAAAGGCTGTTTTAGCCTATCGACGGGCCTCACCACGGCCTCTCTAGTAGGTCGAACTCATCCCTCTCTATGAAGTCGTGGTAGAAATTGACGCTGAGCCTCTCGGCGAGGCTGAACCCGACCACGATTTCTCTGGCTTTTGACTCCTTGTACAGCCTGCCTATTATAAGGGCGTAGTCTCTATGGCTGTAATGCGGCATCCCCCTCTTCTCCGCCACGGCGTATAACAATGCGGCGACTGCGCCCCAGTACCTCTCACCGGCTTGAGCCAGACCCTCGCAAAGCGACTCGGCCTCTTGCAGACACCTCTCGTGCAACTTGAGGTATACTTCCGCGCGTTCTTGAGGATCCAGCTTAGCGGCCAGAAGCTCCAGCAGAAACGCCTCCACATCCCCCTGGAGCACTCCTCAAGATCTCCGACACCGGGGGCGATATGGTCAAGGCCGCGGAGGGAGCAACGCTGATGGATAAAAGCATTACCGTGGCTAAGCCGAAGGCAGCGACCAAGCCCATTGAGAGTGGGGTTCACGGCGGCTCTGCCGCATCAAGGAGGAGGCCATCGTCTTGGACTCCGCTTTATGAGCCCCCCAGTATATGATCGACGAGTTCATGAGCGCGGCGCTCGAGAAGAGCGGCCATTAAAATAGCCGGTGTTCGTCATATTAAGTGGCCAAGAAGGATCCCTCTTCTATCCTCCAATCGCTCTGAGGGCGGAAAGAGCTAAGGCACACCACCGGGGCGACCTATAGGCCTGGCCGCTCGGGAACCCGTTGACCGCCTCGGTGCGTCGGGGAGGGCTAAGGGATGCGCCTCAGCGATTCGCAACGAGTTTTCAACCGCTCTTGTCGTTGTAGCAAGGTCTCTAGGTTGGCGGCAACTGCGTATCCCACCTCGAAGACGTCGGCCTCGACGCCGAGCTGCCTCATGGACGTGATGACAGACGGCGGAAGCCCGCAGGGGTTTATGTGGTAGAAGTACTCCATGTGCGGGTTCACATATACGGCGACGCCGTGGTAGGCAACTCCGCGCTCCACCGCTATCCCGACGCTGGCTATCTTCTTGCCGCCGACCCAGACCCCTCTGTGGTCCTCGCGGCGGCCGGCCGATATGCCGTACTTGTCAAGGGTCCGGATGACGGCCTCCTCGAGCGCCCAGAGGTAGCTCCTAACCCCTCCTCTGAGTCTCACCACGGGGTACACAACGGCTTGGCCGGGGCCGTGGTACGTGGCGTCGCCGCCTCTCTCCACCACGTATATGGGCAACTCCCTGCGCAAGACGTTGTTGAGCCTGCCGTGCCGCCCCACCGTGATGACGTGGTCGTGCTCCGTAACTAGGATCATCTCCTCGGAGACCCCACTCGCGACTTCGTCGTGTATCCTCTTCATCAACGCCCAAGCCTCCTGGTATTTGGTCCTCCCTAGGATGAAGATCCTCATACCAATACGGCCCTTGGCCTAAGGCCTAGGGCCATTTCGTATAGATCCTCGGCTCTGTAGGAGCTCCTGACCAGAGGCGCTGATGCCACGGCCTTGAACCCCATGGAGAGAGCCACCTCGCCCAGCTTTTGAAACTCCTCGAGGGGCACCCACCTCGCCACCGGCAAATGGCGGGCGCTTTTGGTAGGCCTCACGTATTGGCCTATGGTCACTATGTCCACCTCCGCCTTCCTCAAGTCGTCGAGAACCTCCACCACCTCATCGAAGCTTTCGCCCAGGCCTAGCATTATTCCGGACTTGGT from Pyrobaculum arsenaticum DSM 13514 includes:
- the lipB gene encoding lipoyl(octanoyl) transferase LipB, whose product is MRIFILGRTKYQEAWALMKRIHDEVASGVSEEMILVTEHDHVITVGRHGRLNNVLRRELPIYVVERGGDATYHGPGQAVVYPVVRLRGGVRSYLWALEEAVIRTLDKYGISAGRREDHRGVWVGGKKIASVGIAVERGVAYHGVAVYVNPHMEYFYHINPCGLPPSVITSMRQLGVEADVFEVGYAVAANLETLLQRQERLKTRCESLRRIP